One Phalacrocorax aristotelis chromosome 11, bGulAri2.1, whole genome shotgun sequence DNA segment encodes these proteins:
- the LOC142063042 gene encoding endothelin receptor type B-like isoform X1, protein MISSFGVQPRPEQGRPMGAARTSAPSLAVQSSMARISAPTALAIFLTCLFSGAHGQTPRAFQESTVPFEVLSQEQAYSLVQASLFQDAKLLNHSESLPRSTSSEPPLLPVCVKPADIRHIFKYINTIVSCTIFIVGIIGNSTLLRIIYKNKCMRNGPNVLIASLALGDLLYILIALPINVYKLLAKDWPFGVQVCKLVPFIQKASVGITVLSLCALSIDRYRAVASWSRIQGIGIPMWKAVEVTLIWAVAIVLAVPEAIAFDMVELSYWERHLWVCMLASEQKSSFMMFYRDVKDWWLFGFYFCLPLVCTGIFYTLMSCKMLSKRNGMRIALNDHMKRRREVAKTVFCLVVIFALCWLPLHLSRILKKTIYDQTDANRCELLSFLLVMDYFGINMASLNSCINPVALYFVSRKFKNCFQSCLCCWCQRPALSITPTDDKGYVGKWKANGQELGLDRSSSRLSNKYSS, encoded by the exons ATGATTTCCTCCTTCGGG GTCCAGCCAAGACCCGAGCAAGGACGTCCCATGGGCGCTGCGAGGACTTCTGCACCCAGCCTTGCCGTTCAGTCCTCCATGGCGAGAATCTCTGCTCCCACCGCTCTAGCCATTTTCCTGACTTGCCTCTTCTCTGGGGCACACGGCCAGACCCCAAGGGCTTTCCAGGAGAGCACGGTCCCCTTTGAGGTGCTCAGCCAGGAGCAGGCTTACAGTCTGGTCCAGGCAAGCCTGTTCCAGGATGCCAAGCTGTTGAACCACTCGGAGAGCCTCCCCAGGAGCACCAGCTCCGAGCCACCCCTGCTGCCCGTTTGTGTGAAGCCTGCAGATATCAGACACATCTTCAAGTACATCAACACCATCGTGTCCTGCACCATCTTCATAGTAGGTATCATCGGGAACTCCACGCTCCTGAGGATCATTTACAAGAACAAGTGCATGAGGAATGGGCCAAATGTCCTCATTGCTAGCTTGGCGCTCGGAGACCTTCTCTACATCCTCATTGCTCTGCCCATCAACGTATATAAG ctcttggCAAAGGACTGGCCCTTTGGCGTGCAGGTCTGCAAGCTGGTCCCCTTCATCCAGAAGGCCTCAGTGGGCATCACGGTCCTCAGCCTTTGTGCTCTCAGCATCGACAG GTACCGAGCAGTGGCGTCCTGGAGTCGGATCCAGGGGATAGGAATCCCCATGTGGAAGGCCGTGGAGGTGACGCTGATCTGGGCGGTGGCCATCGTGCTTGCAGTCCCCGAAGCTATAGCCTTTGACATGGTGGAGCTCAGCTACTGGGAACGACACCTGTGGGTGTGCATGCTTGCCTCCGAACAGAAATCCAGCTTCATGATG TTCTACCGTGATGTGAAGGACTGGTGGCTTTTCGGCTTCTATTTCTGCCTCCCCTTGGTATGCACTGGCATCTTCTACACCCTCATGTCATGCAAGATGTTGAGCAAGAGAAATGGCATGAGGATTGCTCTGAATGACCACATGAAACGG CGCCGGGAGGTGGCCAAGACTGTGTTCTGCCTCGTGGTGATCTTTGCCCTCTGCTGGCTGCCGCTCCACCTGAGCCGCATCCTCAAAAAGACCATCTATGACCAGACGGACGCCAACAGATGTGAACTGCTCAG TTTCCTCCTAGTGATGGATTACTTTGGGATCAACATGGCCTCCCTCAACTCCTGCATCAACCCTGTGGCTCTTTACTTCGTCAGCCGGAAATTCAAGAACTGCTTCCAG TCCTGCCTGTGCTGTTGGTGCCAGAGACCGGCCCTGAGCATCACACCAACAGACGACAAGGGCTATGTTGGGAAGTGGAAAGCCAACGGGCAGGAGCTTGGGCTGGACCGGAGCAGCTCCCGCTTGAGTAACAAGT
- the LOC142063042 gene encoding endothelin receptor type B-like isoform X2, translating to MGAARTSAPSLAVQSSMARISAPTALAIFLTCLFSGAHGQTPRAFQESTVPFEVLSQEQAYSLVQASLFQDAKLLNHSESLPRSTSSEPPLLPVCVKPADIRHIFKYINTIVSCTIFIVGIIGNSTLLRIIYKNKCMRNGPNVLIASLALGDLLYILIALPINVYKLLAKDWPFGVQVCKLVPFIQKASVGITVLSLCALSIDRYRAVASWSRIQGIGIPMWKAVEVTLIWAVAIVLAVPEAIAFDMVELSYWERHLWVCMLASEQKSSFMMFYRDVKDWWLFGFYFCLPLVCTGIFYTLMSCKMLSKRNGMRIALNDHMKRRREVAKTVFCLVVIFALCWLPLHLSRILKKTIYDQTDANRCELLSFLLVMDYFGINMASLNSCINPVALYFVSRKFKNCFQSCLCCWCQRPALSITPTDDKGYVGKWKANGQELGLDRSSSRLSNKYSS from the exons ATGGGCGCTGCGAGGACTTCTGCACCCAGCCTTGCCGTTCAGTCCTCCATGGCGAGAATCTCTGCTCCCACCGCTCTAGCCATTTTCCTGACTTGCCTCTTCTCTGGGGCACACGGCCAGACCCCAAGGGCTTTCCAGGAGAGCACGGTCCCCTTTGAGGTGCTCAGCCAGGAGCAGGCTTACAGTCTGGTCCAGGCAAGCCTGTTCCAGGATGCCAAGCTGTTGAACCACTCGGAGAGCCTCCCCAGGAGCACCAGCTCCGAGCCACCCCTGCTGCCCGTTTGTGTGAAGCCTGCAGATATCAGACACATCTTCAAGTACATCAACACCATCGTGTCCTGCACCATCTTCATAGTAGGTATCATCGGGAACTCCACGCTCCTGAGGATCATTTACAAGAACAAGTGCATGAGGAATGGGCCAAATGTCCTCATTGCTAGCTTGGCGCTCGGAGACCTTCTCTACATCCTCATTGCTCTGCCCATCAACGTATATAAG ctcttggCAAAGGACTGGCCCTTTGGCGTGCAGGTCTGCAAGCTGGTCCCCTTCATCCAGAAGGCCTCAGTGGGCATCACGGTCCTCAGCCTTTGTGCTCTCAGCATCGACAG GTACCGAGCAGTGGCGTCCTGGAGTCGGATCCAGGGGATAGGAATCCCCATGTGGAAGGCCGTGGAGGTGACGCTGATCTGGGCGGTGGCCATCGTGCTTGCAGTCCCCGAAGCTATAGCCTTTGACATGGTGGAGCTCAGCTACTGGGAACGACACCTGTGGGTGTGCATGCTTGCCTCCGAACAGAAATCCAGCTTCATGATG TTCTACCGTGATGTGAAGGACTGGTGGCTTTTCGGCTTCTATTTCTGCCTCCCCTTGGTATGCACTGGCATCTTCTACACCCTCATGTCATGCAAGATGTTGAGCAAGAGAAATGGCATGAGGATTGCTCTGAATGACCACATGAAACGG CGCCGGGAGGTGGCCAAGACTGTGTTCTGCCTCGTGGTGATCTTTGCCCTCTGCTGGCTGCCGCTCCACCTGAGCCGCATCCTCAAAAAGACCATCTATGACCAGACGGACGCCAACAGATGTGAACTGCTCAG TTTCCTCCTAGTGATGGATTACTTTGGGATCAACATGGCCTCCCTCAACTCCTGCATCAACCCTGTGGCTCTTTACTTCGTCAGCCGGAAATTCAAGAACTGCTTCCAG TCCTGCCTGTGCTGTTGGTGCCAGAGACCGGCCCTGAGCATCACACCAACAGACGACAAGGGCTATGTTGGGAAGTGGAAAGCCAACGGGCAGGAGCTTGGGCTGGACCGGAGCAGCTCCCGCTTGAGTAACAAGT